In a genomic window of Streptomyces sp. SJL17-4:
- a CDS encoding YigZ family protein, protein MQEQYRTLAREGVHESEINRSRFLCALAPVADEREAQEFVARIRKEHPTASHNCFAYVLGADASVQKASDDGEPGGTAGVPMLQMLLRREMRYVVAVVTRYYGGVKLGAGGLIRAYGGVVGEALDTLGTVTRQRFRLATVTVDHQRAGKLENDLRATGRAVRDVRYTDAVTIEIGLPDSDVPAFRAWLADATAGTASFELGGEAYGDA, encoded by the coding sequence ATGCAGGAGCAGTACCGCACCTTGGCCCGCGAGGGCGTGCACGAGTCCGAGATCAACCGCTCGCGCTTCCTCTGCGCGCTCGCGCCCGTCGCCGACGAGCGGGAGGCGCAGGAGTTCGTCGCGCGCATCCGCAAGGAGCACCCGACCGCCAGCCACAACTGCTTCGCGTACGTCCTCGGCGCCGACGCCTCCGTCCAGAAGGCGAGCGACGACGGCGAGCCCGGCGGCACGGCCGGTGTCCCCATGCTGCAGATGCTCCTGCGCCGTGAGATGCGATACGTCGTCGCCGTCGTCACCCGCTACTACGGCGGCGTGAAGCTCGGCGCGGGCGGGCTCATCCGCGCGTACGGCGGGGTGGTCGGCGAGGCCCTCGACACGCTCGGCACAGTGACCCGGCAGCGCTTCCGGCTCGCCACCGTCACCGTCGACCACCAGCGCGCGGGCAAGCTGGAGAACGACCTCCGGGCGACCGGGCGCGCCGTCCGTGACGTGCGCTACACCGACGCCGTCACGATCGAGATCGGCCTCCCGGACTCGGACGTCCCCGCCTTCCGCGCCTGGCTCGCGGACGCCACGGCGGGAACGGCCTCCTTCGAACTGGGCGGCGAGGCGTACGGGGACGCGTGA
- a CDS encoding XRE family transcriptional regulator, with product MSDLDQLTQSLARNLKRWRKERGLTLDALAARAGVSRGMIIQIEQARTNPSVGTTVKLADALGVSITTLLDYEQGPQVRLVPPDQAVRMWSTSTGSHTTLLVGTEARGPLELWSWTLMPGDGSASDPHPDGTVELLNVTAGVLTLVVDGEEHRLPAGTSAVFEANTGHEYRNDGDEPAEMTMAVSIPPVR from the coding sequence GTGTCGGACCTCGATCAGCTCACGCAGTCGCTCGCCCGGAACCTGAAGCGCTGGCGCAAGGAGCGGGGACTCACCCTGGACGCCCTCGCCGCGCGGGCGGGCGTCAGCCGCGGCATGATCATCCAGATCGAACAGGCCCGGACGAACCCCAGCGTCGGCACCACCGTGAAGCTCGCCGACGCGCTCGGCGTCTCCATCACGACGCTGCTCGACTACGAGCAGGGCCCCCAGGTCCGGCTCGTCCCGCCGGACCAGGCCGTCCGCATGTGGTCCACCTCCACCGGCAGCCACACCACCCTGCTCGTCGGCACCGAGGCCCGCGGCCCCCTGGAGCTGTGGTCCTGGACCCTCATGCCGGGCGACGGCAGCGCCTCCGACCCGCACCCCGACGGGACGGTCGAACTCCTCAACGTCACCGCGGGGGTCCTCACCCTGGTCGTCGACGGCGAGGAACACCGCCTGCCGGCCGGCACCTCCGCCGTCTTCGAGGCCAACACGGGGCACGAGTACCGCAACGACGGCGACGAGCCCGCCGAGATGACGATGGCCGTCTCCATCCCGCCCGTACGCTGA
- a CDS encoding carboxylesterase family protein yields the protein MVGRGPEVLTRYGAVRGSAKGGVAAFLGVPYAQAPVGPLRFRPPEPVEPWDGVREATAFGPTAPKRPYTPPLDALLPDPDIAGDDCLNLNVWAPWDYADGADRTDGTDGTDGGPGEGGRPVMVWIHGGSLVHGSSAVPVYDGTAFARDGVVLVSVNYRLGIEGFGVFPDAPANLGLRDQIAALTWVRDSVAAFGGDPERVTVFGESAGAISIAALLASPLAKGLFRRAVVQSGAPIAQPLDRARRTTEAVAARLKIPATAEAFARVDRDRLLAAQTEVTGKGSPLTGGHSFQIVVDGEVVPRDPAEALADGASAEVDLLMGTTAEEYRLWFVPSGVTDRMGPVVQRLLLWRTKVPSRTARVYRAGRPGEKPGEILGALATDKLLRIPLNTLADARLRRGGGAGTDARLGSDARVETDARVESDAGTYLYEFGWPSPVLDLRACHALELGFVFDTLGLPETRALTGPDAPQALATAMHAAWVSFAATGDPGWRRWDPARPVMTFGPGLPCLVEAPREAERRAWDR from the coding sequence ATGGTGGGGCGCGGACCCGAGGTCCTGACCCGGTACGGAGCCGTGCGCGGTTCCGCGAAGGGCGGGGTGGCCGCCTTCCTGGGCGTGCCGTACGCGCAGGCCCCGGTGGGCCCGCTGCGGTTCCGGCCGCCGGAGCCGGTCGAACCCTGGGACGGGGTGCGGGAGGCCACGGCCTTCGGGCCGACGGCGCCCAAGCGCCCGTACACCCCACCGCTCGACGCCCTGCTCCCCGACCCCGACATCGCGGGCGACGACTGCCTCAACCTGAATGTGTGGGCACCCTGGGACTACGCGGACGGCGCGGACCGCACAGACGGCACGGACGGCACGGACGGGGGTCCCGGTGAGGGCGGGCGCCCGGTGATGGTCTGGATCCACGGCGGTTCGCTCGTCCACGGCTCCTCGGCCGTCCCCGTCTACGACGGCACCGCCTTCGCCCGGGACGGAGTCGTCCTCGTCTCGGTCAACTACCGGTTGGGGATCGAGGGGTTCGGAGTCTTCCCCGACGCCCCCGCCAACCTCGGCCTGCGCGATCAGATCGCCGCGCTGACCTGGGTGCGGGACTCCGTCGCGGCCTTCGGCGGGGACCCGGAGCGGGTGACGGTCTTCGGCGAGTCGGCGGGCGCGATCTCGATCGCCGCGCTGCTCGCCTCGCCGCTCGCGAAGGGGCTGTTCCGCCGGGCCGTCGTGCAGAGCGGGGCCCCGATCGCCCAGCCGCTCGACCGGGCGCGCCGGACCACGGAGGCGGTGGCGGCCCGGCTGAAGATACCGGCCACGGCGGAGGCCTTCGCGCGCGTGGACCGGGACCGGCTGCTCGCGGCGCAGACGGAGGTGACCGGCAAGGGGTCGCCGCTGACCGGCGGGCACTCCTTCCAGATCGTCGTGGACGGCGAGGTGGTGCCGCGCGATCCGGCGGAGGCGCTCGCGGACGGGGCCTCGGCCGAGGTGGATCTGCTGATGGGCACGACCGCCGAGGAGTACCGGCTGTGGTTCGTGCCGAGCGGGGTCACGGACCGGATGGGCCCCGTGGTCCAGCGACTCCTGCTGTGGAGGACGAAGGTGCCGTCCCGGACGGCCCGGGTGTACCGCGCGGGCCGTCCGGGGGAGAAGCCGGGCGAGATCCTGGGCGCGCTCGCCACCGACAAGCTGCTGAGGATCCCGCTGAACACCCTCGCGGACGCCCGTCTCCGCCGCGGCGGTGGTGCGGGGACGGACGCGCGCCTGGGGTCGGACGCGCGCGTGGAGACAGACGCGCGCGTGGAGTCGGACGCGGGGACGTATCTGTACGAGTTCGGCTGGCCCTCCCCCGTCCTCGACCTCCGCGCCTGTCACGCGCTCGAACTCGGCTTCGTCTTCGACACGCTCGGCCTGCCGGAGACGCGCGCGCTGACGGGCCCGGACGCTCCCCAGGCGCTGGCCACGGCCATGCACGCGGCCTGGGTGTCCTTCGCCGCGACGGGCGACCCGGGCTGGCGCCGGTGGGATCCGGCCCGCCCGGTGATGACCTTCGGCCCGGGCCTCCCGTGCCTGGTCGAGGCCCCTCGTGAGGCGGAACGGCGCGCCTGGGACCGCTGA
- a CDS encoding long-chain fatty acid--CoA ligase: MSLSVAGVLGESARHFPDRIAVVEGATRLTYGELWTEALRCAAGLREAGVKPGDRLAVLLPNTIEFLRVYYGALAAGATVVPVHALLVADEVRYVLEHSGAVGIVSGGPLWAVADEAARAAGVRAFQGAPSTARPLAAAEPAAPSDTAVILYTSGTTGRPKGALLTHLNIVMNASVTSQDLLGLGAGDVVLGCLPLFHSYGQTCAMNGTLRQGATLVLMPRFSGPAALRVLADEGVTVFMGVPTMYHALVEAAAGSDVRPEALRAAVSGGAALPVAVLERFEETFRTQVLEGYGLTETSPVATFNQPHIGRRPGTVGHPVWGVEVGIADAAVDTEILLLADGEIGEVVVRGHNVFAGYLDNPEATAAAIVDGWFRTGDLGVRDEDGFLRIVDRKKDLVIRGGFNIYPREVEEVLVRHPAVSEVAVIGVPDDVKGEEVCAVVVRREGTAPLSEDELVDWSRERLGRHKYPRIVRFVEELPLGPTGKVLKRALVAQAGPRA; encoded by the coding sequence ATGTCACTGAGCGTCGCCGGCGTCCTCGGCGAGTCCGCCCGCCACTTCCCCGACCGGATCGCGGTCGTCGAGGGCGCGACCCGGCTCACCTACGGCGAACTGTGGACGGAGGCGCTGCGCTGCGCCGCCGGGCTGCGCGAGGCCGGGGTGAAGCCGGGCGACCGGCTCGCCGTCCTGCTGCCGAACACGATCGAGTTCCTACGGGTGTACTACGGCGCTCTCGCCGCCGGCGCGACGGTCGTCCCGGTGCACGCGCTGCTCGTCGCCGACGAGGTGCGGTACGTCCTGGAGCACAGCGGCGCGGTCGGCATCGTCAGCGGCGGGCCGCTGTGGGCGGTCGCCGACGAGGCGGCGCGCGCGGCCGGGGTGCGCGCCTTCCAGGGGGCGCCCTCGACGGCGCGGCCGCTGGCCGCCGCCGAGCCGGCGGCGCCCTCGGACACCGCGGTGATCCTCTACACGAGCGGGACGACGGGCCGCCCGAAGGGGGCCCTGCTCACCCATCTCAACATCGTCATGAACGCCTCGGTGACCTCGCAGGACCTGCTCGGGCTCGGCGCGGGCGACGTGGTCCTCGGCTGTCTGCCGCTCTTCCACAGCTACGGCCAGACCTGCGCGATGAACGGGACCCTCCGGCAGGGCGCGACGCTCGTGCTGATGCCCCGGTTCAGCGGTCCGGCCGCCCTGCGGGTGCTGGCCGACGAGGGCGTGACGGTCTTCATGGGCGTACCGACGATGTATCACGCCCTGGTGGAGGCGGCGGCGGGTTCCGACGTACGGCCGGAGGCCCTGCGCGCCGCCGTGTCGGGCGGCGCGGCGCTGCCGGTCGCCGTGCTCGAACGCTTCGAGGAGACGTTCCGTACGCAGGTCCTGGAGGGGTACGGCCTGACGGAGACCTCGCCGGTGGCGACGTTCAACCAGCCGCACATCGGCCGTCGGCCGGGCACGGTCGGGCACCCCGTGTGGGGTGTCGAGGTGGGCATCGCGGACGCGGCTGTGGACACGGAGATCCTGCTGCTCGCGGACGGCGAGATCGGGGAGGTGGTGGTGCGCGGGCACAACGTCTTCGCCGGCTACCTCGACAACCCGGAGGCGACGGCCGCGGCGATCGTGGACGGTTGGTTCCGCACCGGTGACCTGGGCGTACGGGACGAGGACGGCTTCCTGCGGATCGTGGACCGGAAGAAGGACCTGGTCATCCGCGGCGGCTTCAACATCTACCCGCGCGAGGTCGAGGAGGTGCTCGTACGCCACCCCGCGGTCTCGGAGGTCGCGGTGATCGGCGTCCCCGACGACGTGAAGGGCGAGGAGGTCTGCGCGGTGGTGGTACGCCGCGAGGGCACGGCCCCGCTCTCCGAGGACGAGCTGGTCGACTGGTCGCGGGAGCGGCTCGGCCGTCACAAGTACCCGCGGATCGTGCGTTTCGTCGAGGAGCTGCCGCTGGGTCCGACGGGCAAGGTCCTGAAGCGCGCGCTGGTGGCGCAGGCCGGGCCGCGGGCCTGA
- a CDS encoding exonuclease SbcCD subunit D, producing MRLLHTSDWHLGRSFHRVGLLDAQAAFLDHLVATVHAYEVDAVLVAGDVYDRAVPPLPAVELFDTALHRLAEAGVPTVMISGNHDSARRLGVGAGLMERAGIHLRTDPAGIGTPVVLTDAHGDVALYGLPYLEPHLVRERLGAEKAGHEAVLAAAMGRVRADLADRPAGTRSVVLAHAFVAGGAPSDSERDITVGGVAAVPTGIFDGVDYVALGHLHGSQTVTPRVRYSGSPLAYSFSEADHRKTMWLVDLGPTGPDGAITGAERLDCPVPRPLARIRGRLDDLLADPAHARHEQSWVEATLTDPVRPAEPMARLTARFPHTLNLVFDPERTGDDPGASYARRLRDRTDQQIAEDFVAHVRGGSALDGAERTVLYGAFDDVRVDTAEREVGR from the coding sequence GTGAGGCTCCTGCACACCTCGGACTGGCATCTCGGCCGGTCCTTCCACCGCGTCGGTCTTCTCGACGCCCAGGCCGCCTTCCTCGATCACCTCGTGGCGACCGTCCACGCGTACGAGGTCGACGCGGTCCTCGTCGCCGGTGACGTCTACGACCGGGCCGTGCCCCCGCTGCCCGCCGTCGAGCTGTTCGACACCGCGCTGCACCGCCTCGCCGAGGCCGGGGTGCCCACGGTGATGATCTCCGGCAACCACGACTCGGCCCGTCGCCTCGGCGTCGGCGCCGGACTCATGGAGCGCGCCGGTATCCATCTGCGTACCGACCCGGCCGGCATCGGCACCCCCGTCGTCCTCACCGACGCCCACGGCGACGTCGCGCTCTACGGCCTGCCCTACCTCGAACCGCACCTCGTCCGGGAACGGCTCGGCGCCGAGAAGGCCGGGCACGAGGCCGTGCTCGCCGCCGCCATGGGCCGGGTCCGCGCCGACCTCGCCGACCGGCCCGCCGGCACCCGTTCCGTGGTCCTCGCCCACGCCTTCGTCGCGGGCGGCGCGCCCAGCGACAGCGAGCGGGACATCACCGTCGGCGGCGTCGCGGCCGTCCCCACCGGGATCTTCGACGGCGTCGACTACGTCGCCCTCGGCCACCTCCACGGCAGCCAGACCGTCACCCCGCGCGTCCGGTACTCCGGCTCCCCCCTCGCGTACTCCTTCTCCGAGGCCGACCACCGCAAGACCATGTGGCTCGTCGACCTGGGCCCGACCGGCCCCGACGGGGCGATCACCGGCGCCGAGCGGCTCGACTGCCCCGTCCCGCGTCCCCTCGCCCGGATCCGGGGGCGGCTCGACGACCTCCTCGCCGACCCCGCGCACGCGCGCCACGAGCAGTCCTGGGTCGAGGCCACCCTCACCGACCCGGTGCGCCCCGCCGAGCCGATGGCCCGGCTCACCGCACGCTTCCCGCACACCCTGAACCTGGTCTTCGACCCCGAGCGGACGGGCGACGACCCCGGCGCCTCCTACGCCCGACGGCTCCGGGACCGCACCGACCAGCAGATCGCGGAGGACTTCGTGGCCCATGTGCGCGGCGGCTCGGCCCTCGACGGCGCCGAGCGGACCGTCCTTTACGGCGCCTTCGACGACGTACGGGTCGACACGGCCGAGCGCGAGGTGGGCCGGTGA
- a CDS encoding helix-turn-helix domain-containing protein, with the protein MTHSSAGPGEPPGAHSGGSRTSPGRGRTGGPGAPAPGSAGPPPPLSGSGSGGPRQPAAGSGSSGPRPPLTPAGSGSAPRAGGFHTPLSGSGGSGALRRALATAMLADIDRLTDRAVDDIRAHSGTYASGAPVTREDLWEICRDNLLRALEDFGGLAATGGDFEWAARETGRRRAEQGVPLDTVLQAYRRGGRVLWQVMAEYLRIRAGRESDSRDLELDMASGVWETIDRYSVVMADAYRIAQLELQSRQDTRRVALFEALLDGRADDPAVASAAAAALGVPPVDRYVVVVAAQDPAAPPHPSPVLAAQGMWSYWRPRSGRYAGIVRLPRRDGPAGRATAAAPCGGADPATRALLAALRERTGATAGVSPEFDRLSQAGRALRLAEQTLRTLPAGSGEVGVFDDRLAQVLLSGRTDIAERIVTVHLGPVLATGGERAALLTTLRAWLDHGCSASRAADQLYCHRNTVLNRIGRISELTGRSSESGEARLGWALALRALPYAGLATPPEPAAGEREPEAR; encoded by the coding sequence ATGACGCACAGCTCGGCCGGACCCGGAGAGCCCCCGGGGGCGCACTCCGGCGGAAGCCGCACCTCCCCGGGGCGCGGGCGCACGGGCGGCCCCGGCGCGCCCGCGCCGGGTTCCGCCGGTCCGCCCCCGCCGCTGTCCGGCTCGGGTTCCGGTGGTCCGCGCCAGCCGGCGGCCGGCTCGGGTTCCAGCGGTCCTCGGCCGCCGCTGACCCCCGCCGGTTCCGGCTCCGCCCCCCGCGCCGGCGGGTTCCACACGCCCCTGAGCGGCTCCGGCGGCTCCGGCGCGCTGCGCCGCGCGCTCGCCACGGCGATGCTCGCCGACATCGACCGGCTCACCGACCGCGCCGTCGACGACATCCGCGCCCACTCCGGTACGTACGCCTCCGGCGCGCCCGTCACCCGCGAGGACCTCTGGGAGATCTGCCGCGACAACCTGCTGCGTGCCCTGGAGGACTTCGGCGGGCTCGCCGCGACCGGCGGCGACTTCGAGTGGGCGGCCCGCGAGACCGGCCGCCGCCGCGCCGAACAGGGCGTGCCGCTCGACACCGTGCTGCAGGCCTACCGGCGCGGCGGCCGGGTCCTCTGGCAGGTCATGGCCGAGTACCTCCGGATCCGCGCCGGGCGCGAGTCCGACAGCCGGGACCTCGAGCTCGACATGGCGAGCGGCGTCTGGGAGACCATCGACCGCTACTCGGTCGTGATGGCCGATGCGTACCGGATCGCCCAGCTGGAGCTCCAGAGCCGCCAGGACACCCGGCGCGTCGCCCTCTTCGAGGCGCTGCTCGACGGGCGCGCCGACGACCCGGCCGTCGCCTCGGCCGCCGCGGCCGCGCTCGGCGTCCCCCCGGTCGACCGGTACGTCGTCGTGGTCGCCGCGCAGGACCCGGCCGCCCCGCCGCACCCCTCGCCGGTCCTGGCGGCCCAGGGAATGTGGTCGTACTGGCGCCCCCGCTCCGGCCGGTACGCGGGCATCGTCCGGCTGCCCCGCCGCGACGGACCCGCCGGGCGCGCCACGGCCGCCGCCCCGTGCGGCGGCGCCGACCCGGCCACCCGCGCGCTCCTCGCGGCCCTGCGCGAGCGGACCGGGGCGACCGCCGGGGTCTCGCCGGAGTTCGACCGCCTCTCCCAGGCGGGGCGGGCACTTCGACTCGCCGAGCAGACCCTCCGTACCCTCCCCGCCGGCAGTGGCGAGGTCGGCGTCTTCGACGACCGGCTCGCCCAGGTGCTCCTCAGCGGGCGAACCGACATCGCCGAGCGGATCGTCACCGTCCACCTCGGTCCGGTGCTCGCCACCGGCGGCGAGCGGGCCGCGCTCCTCACCACCCTGCGCGCCTGGCTCGACCACGGCTGCTCGGCCTCGCGGGCCGCCGACCAGCTCTACTGTCACCGCAACACCGTCCTCAACCGCATCGGCCGCATCTCCGAGCTCACCGGCCGGTCCAGCGAGTCGGGCGAGGCCCGGCTCGGCTGGGCCCTCGCCCTGCGCGCCCTGCCGTACGCGGGCCTCGCGACCCCGCCCGAACCGGCCGCCGGGGAGCGCGAGCCGGAAGCGAGGTAG
- a CDS encoding acyltransferase encodes MPRNRNTFSSLAAWRRRMLNRAVQGGWRWVQEAGSVTAEHPGKLRFRRLGAGTRLAFPQGTVFGERWIEIGECCIVAEQVTLTAGMLPGLDLGTETVLTLGDGVVLGRGSHVIADAKVTIGSDTYCGPYVYITSTNHSYDDPEEPVGRQWPRSEPVTIGPGCWLGTGSVILPGARLGRNVVVAAGAVVRGEVPDHSVVAGAPAKVVRSWDKEQGWQPPLRTPAPVPIPDHVTSEQLAALAAWEVEQAR; translated from the coding sequence GATGCTCAACCGTGCCGTGCAGGGCGGCTGGCGCTGGGTGCAGGAGGCCGGATCCGTCACCGCCGAGCACCCCGGGAAGCTCCGCTTCCGCCGGCTCGGCGCGGGTACCCGGCTCGCCTTCCCGCAGGGCACGGTCTTCGGCGAGCGGTGGATCGAGATCGGCGAGTGCTGCATCGTCGCCGAGCAGGTCACGCTGACGGCCGGGATGCTGCCGGGCCTCGACCTGGGGACCGAGACGGTGCTGACGCTCGGCGACGGCGTCGTCCTCGGCCGGGGCAGCCATGTGATCGCCGACGCGAAGGTGACCATCGGCTCGGACACCTACTGCGGTCCGTACGTCTACATCACCTCGACCAACCACAGTTACGACGACCCGGAGGAGCCGGTCGGCCGCCAGTGGCCCCGCTCCGAGCCCGTCACGATCGGTCCCGGCTGCTGGCTCGGCACGGGCTCCGTGATTCTGCCCGGCGCCCGCCTCGGCCGGAACGTGGTCGTCGCCGCGGGCGCGGTGGTGCGCGGCGAGGTGCCCGACCACTCGGTGGTCGCGGGCGCCCCGGCCAAGGTCGTCCGCAGCTGGGACAAGGAGCAGGGCTGGCAGCCCCCGCTGCGGACCCCGGCCCCCGTTCCGATCCCGGACCACGTGACCTCGGAACAGCTCGCGGCGCTCGCGGCGTGGGAGGTCGAGCAGGCGCGCTAG
- a CDS encoding CoA-binding protein, protein MSVESTTAEPTGYSAEETVRRILTSTGDTWAVVGLSTNTRRAAYGVAAVLQRFGKRIVPVHPKAETVHGEQGYASLADIPFPVDVVDVFVNSEQAGGIADEAVAIGAKAVWFQLDVIDESAFARTRAAGVDMVMDRCPAIEIPRLG, encoded by the coding sequence ATGAGCGTCGAGAGCACCACCGCCGAACCGACCGGCTACTCCGCGGAGGAGACGGTACGGCGGATCCTCACGTCCACCGGCGACACCTGGGCGGTGGTCGGCCTCTCCACGAACACACGGCGGGCCGCGTACGGCGTGGCGGCCGTCCTCCAGCGCTTCGGGAAGCGGATCGTCCCGGTCCACCCCAAGGCGGAGACCGTCCACGGCGAGCAGGGGTACGCGTCCCTCGCCGACATCCCGTTCCCGGTCGACGTCGTCGATGTGTTCGTCAACAGCGAGCAGGCGGGCGGAATCGCGGACGAGGCGGTCGCGATCGGCGCGAAGGCGGTCTGGTTCCAGCTGGACGTCATCGACGAGTCCGCCTTCGCCCGCACGCGCGCGGCGGGCGTGGACATGGTCATGGACCGCTGCCCGGCGATCGAGATCCCGCGCCTGGGCTGA
- a CDS encoding DMT family transporter has protein sequence MTALFALATSLLWGLADFGGGLLTRRIPALTVVVVSQLLAVVVLGTVVLATGAWSEAGPQLWYAVGAGVVGPAAMLAFYKALALGPMGVVSPLGSLGVVVPVSVGLLVGDRPGLVQFAGIGVAILGVVLAGGPELRGAPVQRQAVLLTLVAAFGFGSVMALIAEASTTVTGLFLALFVQRVTNVLVGGGALYASVKRGGRALPEGGPQVIRAALPALAFVGLADVAANGTYAIAAQQGPVTVAAVLASLYPVVTALAAYGVLKERLRAIQAAGAGLALVGTVLLATG, from the coding sequence ATGACCGCCCTGTTCGCCCTGGCCACCAGCCTTCTGTGGGGCCTCGCCGACTTCGGCGGCGGGCTCCTGACGCGCCGGATCCCCGCCCTCACGGTCGTCGTGGTCTCCCAGCTCCTCGCGGTCGTCGTCCTCGGCACCGTCGTCCTCGCGACCGGCGCGTGGAGCGAGGCGGGACCGCAGCTCTGGTACGCGGTCGGGGCGGGCGTCGTCGGCCCGGCCGCCATGCTCGCCTTCTACAAGGCGCTCGCGCTCGGCCCGATGGGCGTGGTCTCGCCGCTCGGTTCGCTCGGTGTCGTCGTCCCCGTCTCGGTCGGCCTGCTCGTCGGCGACCGGCCGGGGCTCGTCCAGTTCGCCGGGATCGGCGTGGCGATCCTCGGCGTGGTCCTCGCCGGCGGTCCGGAGCTGCGCGGGGCGCCCGTCCAGCGCCAGGCGGTCCTGCTCACCCTCGTCGCGGCCTTCGGCTTCGGCTCGGTGATGGCGCTGATCGCCGAGGCCTCCACGACGGTCACCGGCCTCTTCCTGGCGCTTTTCGTCCAGCGGGTCACGAACGTCCTGGTGGGCGGTGGAGCCCTGTACGCCTCCGTGAAGCGCGGGGGCCGGGCCCTGCCCGAGGGCGGCCCCCAGGTGATCCGCGCGGCCCTGCCTGCCCTCGCGTTCGTCGGCCTCGCGGACGTCGCCGCCAACGGTACGTACGCCATCGCCGCCCAGCAGGGCCCGGTCACCGTCGCCGCCGTGCTCGCCAGCCTCTACCCGGTGGTCACGGCCCTCGCGGCCTACGGCGTCCTCAAGGAACGCCTCCGCGCGATCCAGGCGGCGGGCGCGGGCCTCGCCCTGGTCGGCACGGTCCTGCTGGCGACGGGCTAG
- a CDS encoding YbaK/EbsC family protein produces the protein MRAPIGTFDDARPAPDRLDLLTGPVAAAVRAWTGPVPADQLLYVDTDPAIADTAVFVEHYGPALLDESANCVVVAGRRGETTTLAACVVKSATRVDVNGVVRKHLGARKASFAPMDTATGETGMEYGGITPIGLPADWPLLVDAAVVDTEWVLVGSGRRRGKLILPGKAFAQLPGAVVLEGLGVPVA, from the coding sequence ATGCGCGCACCCATCGGAACCTTCGACGACGCCCGGCCCGCCCCCGACCGCCTGGACCTGCTGACCGGCCCCGTCGCCGCCGCCGTCCGGGCCTGGACCGGGCCCGTCCCGGCCGATCAGCTGCTGTACGTGGACACCGACCCGGCCATCGCCGACACCGCGGTCTTCGTCGAGCACTACGGGCCCGCGCTGCTCGACGAGTCCGCGAACTGCGTCGTCGTCGCGGGCAGGCGCGGCGAGACGACGACCCTGGCCGCGTGCGTCGTGAAGTCCGCGACGCGGGTCGACGTCAACGGGGTCGTACGCAAGCACCTCGGCGCCCGCAAGGCCTCGTTCGCGCCGATGGACACCGCGACCGGCGAGACCGGCATGGAGTACGGCGGCATCACCCCCATCGGCCTCCCGGCCGACTGGCCCCTCCTCGTGGACGCCGCCGTGGTGGACACCGAGTGGGTCCTGGTCGGCAGCGGCCGCAGGCGCGGCAAGCTCATCCTGCCGGGGAAGGCCTTCGCCCAACTCCCGGGCGCCGTCGTCCTGGAGGGGCTCGGTGTCCCCGTAGCCTGA